The nucleotide window CTTCTTTCGCCTTTCCTTTAATCTACCACCGCTTATTCCAACCTTTTTTAGGACTATAATCTTACCATCTTTTATTAAATTTCTAATTTCATCTCTGGTTAATGAGCTTTGAACATCCTCAATGTAATCCTCAACGACCTTAATTCTGTTTATACCTACCCCTGCAATCGATGCTGCTAATCTTTTTTGCGCTTTCAAGTTAGTCATGTAACTACACCCTCATTACTTACTTTCAGACCCAATTCCCTAGCTTTATTTAGAATTTCAAGCCTCTTTTTAAAACCAACTGAAGAAGATATAGTTACAATAACGTTGTCCTTTTGGTTCTGAACCTTAACTAGTTCATTAACATTATGAACTATAACTTGCCTTAATCCACTTGGGTGGAATCCCCTAACCTTTTTAGGTAATCTATAACCTACACTCACTATTGCTGGGAATCCCCTAACTTTCAATCTAGTCTTATTATCTCTTCCATATGGTCTTCTCCATTTTTCTTGTCTTCCTAATCTGTAGAACTTATCAGAATCATACCGCAAGAACTTAGGCTTCTTTGCCTTAAGCTTCTGCCTTATTACATAAATCTTTTTCCTATACGACTGAATTCTTCCTTCGGTCATTCAATCACCTCTTTTTTATAGATGAAAATTCCATCCGAGAAGATACGTCTATCAAAACCAGATATCTTTGAAGCCGACTCGATATTAGCTGCAGTCTGAGCAACAGCCTCTAAATTCGGACCCTCCACAACTATATCTTCACCCTTCACGGTAACCTTGACGCCTTCCAATATTTGTGCCCTTCTAGTATTCTTCTCACCTATTAGATTAGTTATTTGAACTTCATTCCCT belongs to Saccharolobus solfataricus and includes:
- a CDS encoding 50S ribosomal protein L32e, producing the protein MTEGRIQSYRKKIYVIRQKLKAKKPKFLRYDSDKFYRLGRQEKWRRPYGRDNKTRLKVRGFPAIVSVGYRLPKKVRGFHPSGLRQVIVHNVNELVKVQNQKDNVIVTISSSVGFKKRLEILNKARELGLKVSNEGVVT